A genomic window from Rattus norvegicus strain BN/NHsdMcwi chromosome 9, GRCr8, whole genome shotgun sequence includes:
- the Rpe gene encoding ribulose-phosphate 3-epimerase isoform X7 has product MPPSYPTHFFFLDLDMHMMVSRPEQWVKPMAVAGANQYTFHLEATENPGALIKDIRENGMKHCLLQVGLAIKPGTTVEYLAPWANQIDMALVMTVEPGFGGQKFMEDMMPKVHWLRTQFPTLDIEVDGGVGPDTVQKCAEAGANMIVSGSAIMRSDDPRAVINLLRNVCSEAAQKRSLDR; this is encoded by the exons ATATGCACATGATGGTTTCTAGGCCAGAACAGTGGGTAAAACCAATGGCTGTGGCAGGTGCCAATCAATACACCTTTCATCTTGAGGCAACTGAGAACCCAGGGGCTTTGATTAAAGACATCCGGGAGAATGGGATGAAG CATTGTTTGTTACAGGTTGGCCTTGCCATCAAACCAGGAACTACAGTCGAATATTTGGCCCCATGGGCTAATCAAATAGATATGGCCTTGGTAATGACCGTAGAACCTGGGTTTGGAGGGCAGAAATTCATGGAAGATATGATGCCCAAG GTTCACTGGTTGAGGACCCAGTTCCCAACTTTGGATATAGAGGTCGATGGTGGAGTAGGTCCTGACACTGTTCAGAAGTGTGCGGAG GCAGGAGCTAACATGATTGTGTCTGGCAGTGCCATTATGAGAAGTGATGACCCCAGAGCTGTTATCAACTTACTAAGAAACGTTTGCTCAGAAGCGGCTCAGAAACGTTCCCTTGACCGATGA
- the Rpe gene encoding ribulose-phosphate 3-epimerase isoform X8, with the protein MPPSYPTHFFFLDLDMHMMVSRPEQWVKPMAVAGANQYTFHLEATENPGALIKDIRENGMKVGLAIKPGTTVEYLAPWANQIDMALVMTVEPGFGGQKFMEDMMPKVHWLRTQFPTLDIEVDGGVGPDTVQKCAEAGANMIVSGSAIMRSDDPRAVINLLRNVCSEAAQKRSLDR; encoded by the exons ATATGCACATGATGGTTTCTAGGCCAGAACAGTGGGTAAAACCAATGGCTGTGGCAGGTGCCAATCAATACACCTTTCATCTTGAGGCAACTGAGAACCCAGGGGCTTTGATTAAAGACATCCGGGAGAATGGGATGAAG GTTGGCCTTGCCATCAAACCAGGAACTACAGTCGAATATTTGGCCCCATGGGCTAATCAAATAGATATGGCCTTGGTAATGACCGTAGAACCTGGGTTTGGAGGGCAGAAATTCATGGAAGATATGATGCCCAAG GTTCACTGGTTGAGGACCCAGTTCCCAACTTTGGATATAGAGGTCGATGGTGGAGTAGGTCCTGACACTGTTCAGAAGTGTGCGGAG GCAGGAGCTAACATGATTGTGTCTGGCAGTGCCATTATGAGAAGTGATGACCCCAGAGCTGTTATCAACTTACTAAGAAACGTTTGCTCAGAAGCGGCTCAGAAACGTTCCCTTGACCGATGA
- the Rpe gene encoding ribulose-phosphate 3-epimerase isoform 6 (isoform 6 is encoded by transcript variant 6): MHMMVSRPEQWVKPMAVAGANQYTFHLEATENPGALIKDIRENGMKVGLAIKPGTTVEYLAPWANQIDMALVMTVEPGFGGQKFMEDMMPKVHWLRTQFPTLDIEVDGGVGPDTVQKCAEAGANMIVSGSAIMRSDDPRAVINLLRNVCSEAAQKRSLDR, translated from the exons ATGCACATGATGGTTTCTAGGCCAGAACAGTGGGTAAAACCAATGGCTGTGGCAGGTGCCAATCAATACACCTTTCATCTTGAGGCAACTGAGAACCCAGGGGCTTTGATTAAAGACATCCGGGAGAATGGGATGAAG GTTGGCCTTGCCATCAAACCAGGAACTACAGTCGAATATTTGGCCCCATGGGCTAATCAAATAGATATGGCCTTGGTAATGACCGTAGAACCTGGGTTTGGAGGGCAGAAATTCATGGAAGATATGATGCCCAAG GTTCACTGGTTGAGGACCCAGTTCCCAACTTTGGATATAGAGGTCGATGGTGGAGTAGGTCCTGACACTGTTCAGAAGTGTGCGGAG GCAGGAGCTAACATGATTGTGTCTGGCAGTGCCATTATGAGAAGTGATGACCCCAGAGCTGTTATCAACTTACTAAGAAACGTTTGCTCAGAAGCGGCTCAGAAACGTTCCCTTGACCGATGA
- the Rpe gene encoding ribulose-phosphate 3-epimerase isoform 5 (isoform 5 is encoded by transcript variant 5), with product MHMMVSRPEQWVKPMAVAGANQYTFHLEATENPGALIKDIRENGMKHCLLQVGLAIKPGTTVEYLAPWANQIDMALVMTVEPGFGGQKFMEDMMPKVHWLRTQFPTLDIEVDGGVGPDTVQKCAEAGANMIVSGSAIMRSDDPRAVINLLRNVCSEAAQKRSLDR from the exons ATGCACATGATGGTTTCTAGGCCAGAACAGTGGGTAAAACCAATGGCTGTGGCAGGTGCCAATCAATACACCTTTCATCTTGAGGCAACTGAGAACCCAGGGGCTTTGATTAAAGACATCCGGGAGAATGGGATGAAG CATTGTTTGTTACAGGTTGGCCTTGCCATCAAACCAGGAACTACAGTCGAATATTTGGCCCCATGGGCTAATCAAATAGATATGGCCTTGGTAATGACCGTAGAACCTGGGTTTGGAGGGCAGAAATTCATGGAAGATATGATGCCCAAG GTTCACTGGTTGAGGACCCAGTTCCCAACTTTGGATATAGAGGTCGATGGTGGAGTAGGTCCTGACACTGTTCAGAAGTGTGCGGAG GCAGGAGCTAACATGATTGTGTCTGGCAGTGCCATTATGAGAAGTGATGACCCCAGAGCTGTTATCAACTTACTAAGAAACGTTTGCTCAGAAGCGGCTCAGAAACGTTCCCTTGACCGATGA